A single window of Camarhynchus parvulus chromosome 9, STF_HiC, whole genome shotgun sequence DNA harbors:
- the SAG gene encoding S-arrestin isoform X2: protein MCVSPFPQQPQTFYSSTVVILSPQLTIYLGKRDYIDNIGDVEPVDGVVLVDPAIIKGKKVFVSLTCVFRYGQEDIDVIGLAFRRDLFFSRVQVYPPADKPESLTLLQESLLKKLGKNAYPFFFTFPDYLPCSVCLQPAPRDVDKTCGVDFEVKAFSTENVEERIHRRNSARLLIRKVQYAPEKPGPQPCAETTWQFFMSNKPLHVKACLSKEVYYHGEPIPVTVTINNNTDKTVKKIKVQVEQVANVVLYSSDFYTKVVAAEEAHEKVQPNSSLTKTLTVLPLLANNRETREIALDGKLKDEDTNLASSTIIKDGIDKTVMGILVSYKIKVKLTVPGILGDLTSSEVGTELPFRLMHPKPEEKNPAGKDGEAELVFEEFARQKLKNAPDEEDKNSPSTDE, encoded by the exons ATGTGTGTGTCCCCCTTCCCTCAACAACCACAAACCTTTTATAGTTCAACTGTGGTCATCCTCTCCCCACAGCTGACGATCTACCTGGGAAAGCGTGACTACATTGACAACATAGGGGATGTAGAACCTGTAG ATGGTGTTGTATTGGTGGATCCTGCTATtatcaaggggaaaaaag TGTTTGTGTCCCTGACGTGCGTGTTCCGCTACGGCCAGGAGGACATCGACGTGATCGGCCTCGCCTTCCGCCGGGACCTGTTCTTCTCCAGGGTCCAGGTGTACCCACCTGCTGACAAACCAGAGTCTCTCACCCTCTTGCAGGAATCTCTGCTAAAGAAGCTGGGCAAAAATGCTTATCCCTTTTTCTTTACA TTTCCAGATTACCTGCCTTGCTCAGTCTGTCTGCAACCTGCACCTCGTGATGTTGATAAG ACTTGTGGGGTGGACTTTGAGGTGAAAGCTTTCTCAACAGAAAATGTGGAAGAGAGAATTCATAGGAG gaaCTCTGCACGTCTGCTGATCCGTAAGGTGCAGTATGCTCCGGAGAAGCCAGGACCCCAGCCTTGTGCAGAGACCACCTGGCAGTTCTTCATGTCCAACAAGCCCCTGCACGTGAAAGCCTGCCTCAGTAAAGAG GTATACTACCATGGTGAGCCCATTCCAGTCACTGTCACCATCAACAACAACACAGACAAAACAGTAAAGAAGATCAAAGTCCAGG TGGAGCAGGTGGCCAATGTGGTGCTGTACTCCAGTGACTTCTACACCAAAGTGGTGGCTGCTGAGGAAGCACA tgaaaaggtGCAGCCAAACAGTAGCCTGACCAAGACCCTGACAGTTCTGCCCTTGCTTGCAAATAACCGGGAGACACGGGAAATAGCTCTGGATGGAAAACTGAAGGATGAGGACACCAACTTGGCTTCTAGTACCAT CATTAAGGATGGAATAGACAAGACAGTGATGGGGATTCTGGTTTCTTACAAGATCAAAGTGAAGCTCACTGTTCCAGG cATACTGGGAGACCTCACTTCCAG TGAagtgggcacagagctgccatttCGTCTCATGCACCCCAAACCTGAGGAAAAGAACCCAGCAG GGAAGGATGG TGAAGCAGAGCTTGTATTTGAGGAGTTTGCTCGTCAGAAGCTAAAAAATGCACCTGATGAAGAGGACAAGAATTCACCCTCAACTGATGAGTGA
- the SAG gene encoding S-arrestin isoform X1, whose protein sequence is MSRPESQKTGTGGKNADSPPKQVIFRKSTRDKALTIYLGKRDYIDNIGDVEPVDGVVLVDPAIIKGKKVFVSLTCVFRYGQEDIDVIGLAFRRDLFFSRVQVYPPADKPESLTLLQESLLKKLGKNAYPFFFTFPDYLPCSVCLQPAPRDVDKTCGVDFEVKAFSTENVEERIHRRNSARLLIRKVQYAPEKPGPQPCAETTWQFFMSNKPLHVKACLSKEVYYHGEPIPVTVTINNNTDKTVKKIKVQVEQVANVVLYSSDFYTKVVAAEEAHEKVQPNSSLTKTLTVLPLLANNRETREIALDGKLKDEDTNLASSTIIKDGIDKTVMGILVSYKIKVKLTVPGILGDLTSSEVGTELPFRLMHPKPEEKNPAGHEAELVFEEFARQKLKNAPDEEDKNSPSTDE, encoded by the exons ATGAGCCGCCCTGAGTCTCAAAAGACTGGGACTGGTGGGAAGAATGCTGATTCTCCTCCAAAACAAGTTATCTTCAGAAAAAGTACCCGCGACAAAGCT CTGACGATCTACCTGGGAAAGCGTGACTACATTGACAACATAGGGGATGTAGAACCTGTAG ATGGTGTTGTATTGGTGGATCCTGCTATtatcaaggggaaaaaag TGTTTGTGTCCCTGACGTGCGTGTTCCGCTACGGCCAGGAGGACATCGACGTGATCGGCCTCGCCTTCCGCCGGGACCTGTTCTTCTCCAGGGTCCAGGTGTACCCACCTGCTGACAAACCAGAGTCTCTCACCCTCTTGCAGGAATCTCTGCTAAAGAAGCTGGGCAAAAATGCTTATCCCTTTTTCTTTACA TTTCCAGATTACCTGCCTTGCTCAGTCTGTCTGCAACCTGCACCTCGTGATGTTGATAAG ACTTGTGGGGTGGACTTTGAGGTGAAAGCTTTCTCAACAGAAAATGTGGAAGAGAGAATTCATAGGAG gaaCTCTGCACGTCTGCTGATCCGTAAGGTGCAGTATGCTCCGGAGAAGCCAGGACCCCAGCCTTGTGCAGAGACCACCTGGCAGTTCTTCATGTCCAACAAGCCCCTGCACGTGAAAGCCTGCCTCAGTAAAGAG GTATACTACCATGGTGAGCCCATTCCAGTCACTGTCACCATCAACAACAACACAGACAAAACAGTAAAGAAGATCAAAGTCCAGG TGGAGCAGGTGGCCAATGTGGTGCTGTACTCCAGTGACTTCTACACCAAAGTGGTGGCTGCTGAGGAAGCACA tgaaaaggtGCAGCCAAACAGTAGCCTGACCAAGACCCTGACAGTTCTGCCCTTGCTTGCAAATAACCGGGAGACACGGGAAATAGCTCTGGATGGAAAACTGAAGGATGAGGACACCAACTTGGCTTCTAGTACCAT CATTAAGGATGGAATAGACAAGACAGTGATGGGGATTCTGGTTTCTTACAAGATCAAAGTGAAGCTCACTGTTCCAGG cATACTGGGAGACCTCACTTCCAG TGAagtgggcacagagctgccatttCGTCTCATGCACCCCAAACCTGAGGAAAAGAACCCAGCAGGTCA TGAAGCAGAGCTTGTATTTGAGGAGTTTGCTCGTCAGAAGCTAAAAAATGCACCTGATGAAGAGGACAAGAATTCACCCTCAACTGATGAGTGA